One Streptomyces sp. NBC_01217 genomic region harbors:
- a CDS encoding lamin tail domain-containing protein, whose translation MRIRTAAPLALAAATVLAGSLLVTAPASAASHQGGLHLGRIQYDSPGKDTGSKTSLNAEWVDIHNNGKSKLQLKGYKLKDNTGYTYTFGSYTIGAGKTVKVHTGKGRNASGHVYWNRGWYVWNNTGDKARLIKPSGKLQDSCSWTKSSTGTKNCH comes from the coding sequence CGCCGCCACCGTCCTGGCCGGCTCGCTGCTCGTCACGGCCCCGGCCTCCGCCGCCTCGCACCAGGGCGGGCTGCACCTCGGCAGGATCCAGTACGACAGCCCCGGCAAGGACACCGGCTCCAAGACGTCCCTCAACGCCGAGTGGGTGGACATCCACAACAACGGCAAGTCGAAGCTGCAGCTCAAGGGCTACAAGCTGAAGGACAACACCGGGTACACCTACACCTTCGGCAGCTACACCATCGGCGCGGGCAAGACCGTCAAGGTCCACACAGGCAAGGGCAGGAACGCCTCGGGCCACGTCTACTGGAACCGTGGTTGGTACGTCTGGAACAACACCGGTGACAAGGCCCGGCTGATCAAGCCCAGCGGCAAGCTGCAGGACTCCTGCTCCTGGACGAAGTCGAGCACGGGCACCAAGAACTGCCACTGA
- a CDS encoding PhzF family phenazine biosynthesis protein, with the protein MSQNSATEILRYTAFSADPEGGNPAGVVLDASGLDDTAMLAVAAELGYSESAFLTARDEPGDTDSPAARAYTIRYFSPKAEVPFCGHATVATALALAEREGPGDLLFSTRAGTVPVTVNRENGELRATLTSVEPDVMDIAPDDLAEALAALDWPAADLDPALPPRIAYAGARHLVLAAATRERLADLDYDFPRLEALMRRLDLTTLQLAWRAAPDVFHVRDPFPVGGVVEDPATGAAAAAFGACLRALGLVPDTAVLTLHQGEDMGRPGTLTVELRAGDARVRVSGTGTRIEA; encoded by the coding sequence ATGAGCCAGAATTCAGCTACCGAGATCCTGCGCTACACCGCCTTCTCCGCCGACCCGGAGGGCGGCAATCCGGCAGGTGTCGTCCTTGACGCGTCCGGTCTCGACGACACGGCGATGCTCGCCGTCGCGGCGGAGCTGGGTTACAGCGAATCGGCCTTTCTGACCGCGCGGGACGAGCCGGGCGACACAGACTCTCCGGCCGCTCGGGCGTACACGATCCGCTACTTCAGCCCGAAGGCCGAGGTCCCTTTCTGCGGCCACGCCACCGTGGCGACGGCCCTCGCACTCGCCGAGCGCGAGGGCCCCGGCGATCTGCTGTTCAGCACTCGCGCCGGTACGGTCCCGGTCACCGTCAACCGGGAGAACGGCGAGCTGCGCGCCACGCTCACCAGCGTCGAACCCGACGTCATGGACATCGCCCCGGACGACCTGGCGGAGGCGCTCGCCGCCCTGGACTGGCCGGCCGCCGATCTCGACCCGGCCCTGCCACCCCGGATCGCTTACGCGGGCGCCCGTCACCTGGTGCTGGCGGCGGCGACCCGTGAGCGGCTCGCCGACCTCGACTACGACTTCCCGCGCCTCGAAGCCCTCATGCGCCGACTGGACCTGACGACCCTGCAGCTGGCGTGGCGGGCGGCGCCGGACGTCTTCCACGTCCGCGACCCGTTCCCGGTCGGCGGCGTGGTGGAGGACCCCGCCACGGGCGCGGCGGCGGCCGCCTTCGGCGCCTGCCTGCGCGCCCTGGGCCTTGTCCCGGACACCGCGGTCCTCACCCTTCACCAGGGTGAGGACATGGGCCGCCCCGGCACGCTCACCGTCGAACTGCGGGCGGGCGACGCGCGGGTGCGGGTGAGCGGCACGGGTACCCGGATCGAGGCCTGA
- a CDS encoding NAD-dependent epimerase/dehydratase family protein, producing the protein MTLRILITGAAGFIGSHVVAAARTTPGLRLRLMTHRAALAPSATSGTAGTGTGIETVYGDLTDPATLRGSCEGIDAVIHCASQIGGDEPTARSVNDHGTRALAEEAARCGVTRIVYLSTASVYGRGPFVRLRPGQAEPDPASATSLTRAAAEQHILAAGGVVVRPHIVYGTGDRWAVPGLVGLVRQLSAGLSGCEARHSMIDVEALGRVLLGAALSPKEPSGVYHVNHPEPVSCSQLLSTVVDELRLPRWATGVDVDEARKRLADVPYALHHLGMLAVDHWFTDERVGQDFDWEPGEGFAASFARHAPWYRRHLGG; encoded by the coding sequence ATGACACTGCGCATACTCATCACCGGAGCGGCCGGCTTCATCGGAAGCCATGTGGTGGCCGCGGCCCGGACCACCCCCGGCCTCCGGCTGCGGCTGATGACCCACCGGGCCGCGCTCGCCCCGTCCGCCACCTCCGGCACCGCAGGCACCGGGACCGGCATCGAGACGGTGTACGGGGATCTCACCGACCCCGCGACGCTGCGCGGCAGCTGCGAGGGGATCGACGCGGTGATCCACTGCGCCTCGCAGATCGGCGGCGACGAACCGACCGCACGGTCTGTAAATGATCATGGAACCCGGGCTCTGGCCGAAGAGGCGGCCCGCTGCGGGGTCACCCGGATCGTCTATCTGAGCACGGCATCCGTCTACGGCCGGGGCCCGTTCGTCCGGCTGCGGCCCGGGCAGGCCGAGCCCGATCCGGCCTCGGCCACCAGCCTGACCCGTGCCGCCGCCGAACAGCACATCCTCGCGGCGGGCGGTGTCGTCGTGCGCCCGCACATCGTGTACGGGACCGGGGACCGGTGGGCCGTGCCCGGACTGGTCGGGCTGGTCCGGCAGCTCTCGGCCGGGCTGAGCGGGTGCGAGGCGCGGCACTCGATGATCGACGTAGAGGCGCTGGGACGGGTCCTGCTGGGTGCGGCGCTGTCCCCGAAGGAGCCGTCCGGGGTCTACCACGTCAACCACCCCGAACCGGTGAGCTGTTCGCAGCTGCTGTCCACGGTCGTCGACGAACTGCGGCTGCCCCGGTGGGCCACCGGCGTCGATGTGGACGAGGCGCGCAAGAGGCTCGCCGACGTCCCGTACGCGCTGCATCACCTCGGGATGCTCGCCGTGGACCACTGGTTCACCGACGAACGCGTCGGCCAGGACTTCGACTGGGAGCCGGGCGAAGGGTTCGCGGCCTCCTTCGCCCGGCACGCGCCGTGGTACCGCCGACACCTCGGCGGCTGA
- a CDS encoding ScbA/BarX family gamma-butyrolactone biosynthesis protein yields the protein MVQLTSHSASVSVEGGGTAEFAAARREDETAPRGRRTDSDFPRHLVHRSDAEDVFPTGWTPQTDTQFSVSARWPHAHRFFAPVSGRYQDPLLIAETMRQTTMLLGHAAFGVPVGDQFVMWELAYVCEPDQLLLGEAPWDITVDVSCSRIRRRGRSIGSMHVELLLHRLGTVLSRGGGRISCTSAKVYDRLRGDRQGVIGAPIPLLPAVAPAEVGRIDERDVVLSPGPRRNVWRLRLDTGHPTLFARPNDHVPGILLLEAARQAAVAVTPGHDFLPASVKTDFLRYVELDRPCWIEARSVPAADRTATGVHVSATQDGEPVFSCVLESPDLRHDAAGEQAGGVAGNRGSLPGDRQNELS from the coding sequence ATGGTTCAGCTCACCTCGCACAGCGCTTCGGTGTCCGTCGAGGGCGGCGGCACCGCCGAATTCGCCGCGGCTCGCCGGGAGGACGAGACGGCACCGAGGGGCAGACGGACCGATTCGGACTTCCCGAGACATCTGGTCCACCGGTCCGATGCCGAGGACGTCTTCCCCACCGGCTGGACTCCGCAGACCGACACCCAGTTCTCCGTATCCGCCCGTTGGCCGCACGCGCACCGCTTCTTCGCACCCGTGTCGGGCCGCTACCAGGATCCGCTGCTGATCGCGGAGACCATGCGGCAGACGACGATGCTCCTGGGGCACGCGGCGTTCGGAGTCCCGGTCGGGGACCAGTTCGTGATGTGGGAGCTGGCGTACGTCTGCGAGCCCGATCAGCTGCTCCTGGGCGAGGCGCCCTGGGACATCACCGTGGATGTGTCCTGCTCCCGGATCCGGCGGCGCGGCCGGAGCATCGGCTCCATGCACGTCGAACTGCTCCTGCACCGCCTCGGTACCGTCCTGTCCAGAGGCGGAGGGCGTATCAGCTGCACCTCGGCCAAGGTGTACGACAGGCTGCGGGGCGACCGGCAGGGTGTGATCGGCGCACCGATACCCCTCCTGCCCGCCGTCGCACCGGCCGAGGTGGGCAGGATTGATGAACGCGATGTCGTGCTGTCGCCGGGGCCGCGGCGGAACGTCTGGCGGCTGCGGCTCGACACCGGACACCCGACGCTGTTCGCCCGGCCCAATGACCACGTGCCGGGCATTTTGCTGTTGGAGGCGGCCCGTCAGGCGGCCGTCGCCGTCACCCCCGGCCATGACTTCCTCCCGGCGTCCGTGAAGACCGACTTCCTGCGGTACGTGGAACTCGACCGCCCCTGCTGGATCGAGGCCCGGTCCGTCCCGGCCGCCGACCGCACGGCGACCGGGGTGCACGTCTCGGCGACCCAGGACGGCGAGCCGGTCTTCAGCTGCGTCCTCGAATCCCCGGACCTGCGGCACGACGCGGCAGGGGAGCAGGCCGGGGGCGTGGCGGGAAACCGGGGGAGCCTGCCGGGCGACCGGCAGAATGAACTGTCATGA
- a CDS encoding ScbR family autoregulator-binding transcription factor: protein MAQQARAIQTRRSILVAAAAVFDERGYSSATISEILTRAGVTKGALYFHFTSKEDLALGVMDVQLDSDPLPPQLTKLQELVDQGMLLAHRLRHEPLVRASVGLAMDQAVEGLDRGTPFRAWIDRLEHLLTAARNQGELLPHVNPRETAEMLAGSFSGIQVMSQALCKREDLGRRISVLLHYVLPSISTPAVLATLDMAEDRGERLFGTLGSVPSQAGAPG, encoded by the coding sequence ATGGCCCAGCAGGCGCGCGCGATCCAGACTCGACGGTCAATCCTGGTGGCGGCGGCCGCCGTATTCGACGAACGGGGCTACAGCAGTGCCACCATCAGCGAGATCCTCACGCGGGCCGGGGTGACAAAGGGGGCGCTCTACTTCCATTTCACCTCGAAGGAAGACCTGGCGCTCGGGGTGATGGACGTACAGCTGGACAGCGATCCGCTCCCTCCCCAGCTGACGAAGCTTCAGGAACTGGTCGACCAGGGCATGCTGCTCGCCCACCGGCTCCGCCATGAGCCGCTGGTGCGTGCCAGCGTCGGACTGGCGATGGACCAGGCGGTGGAGGGCCTCGACCGGGGCACCCCGTTCCGCGCCTGGATAGACCGGCTCGAACACCTGCTGACCGCCGCGAGGAACCAGGGCGAACTCCTGCCGCACGTCAATCCCCGCGAGACCGCCGAGATGCTGGCGGGTTCCTTCTCCGGCATTCAGGTGATGTCCCAAGCCCTGTGCAAGCGCGAGGACTTGGGGCGACGGATCTCGGTCCTCCTGCACTACGTACTGCCGAGCATCTCGACCCCGGCCGTGCTGGCCACGCTCGACATGGCCGAGGACCGGGGCGAGCGCCTGTTCGGCACGCTCGGATCGGTCCCCAGCCAGGCGGGCGCACCCGGCTGA
- a CDS encoding MazG-like family protein, translating into MDRHEQRRRPGGPDTWKTIDELHDWLDAETGVPPEQDLLLRMLKLSEEVGEVAQAVIGATGQNPRKGVTHSWQDVEAELCDVIVTAMVALRTLTPDAAATFDGHVRRIAARSHGRSGSAQNTPDTSP; encoded by the coding sequence ATGGACCGACATGAACAGCGCAGGCGACCCGGCGGCCCCGACACCTGGAAGACGATCGACGAGCTGCACGACTGGCTCGACGCGGAGACCGGTGTGCCGCCCGAGCAGGATCTTCTGCTGCGGATGCTGAAACTGTCGGAGGAGGTCGGCGAGGTCGCCCAGGCCGTCATCGGGGCCACCGGCCAGAACCCGCGCAAGGGTGTCACCCATTCCTGGCAGGACGTGGAGGCCGAACTCTGCGACGTCATCGTGACGGCGATGGTCGCCCTGCGCACCCTCACCCCCGATGCGGCCGCCACCTTCGACGGGCATGTGCGGCGCATCGCGGCACGCTCGCACGGCCGGTCCGGCTCGGCACAAAACACCCCCGACACCTCACCCTGA
- a CDS encoding glycosyltransferase family 2 protein, with translation MSQPRIAVSIVTMGDRPQQVEALLASVAGQDVRPARLVVVGNGSPLPDFTAFPGLSGLSGGVTAIELDENLGCPGGRNVALRRLAEFGDVDVVIELDDDGLLVDDGVFRKVQELYAADPRLGIVGFRIADEHGETQRRHVPRLRSTDPMRRGPVTAFLGGGHALSMKMLAQTGPWPAEFFFTHEETDLSWRALDAGWKILYEPDLLLQHPKTSPARHSVYYRMTARNRVWLARRNLPLPLVPAYLGIWTLLTVARTRSATGLRAWAGGFAEGVRTPCGPRKPMRWRTVWQMTKLGRPPVI, from the coding sequence GTGTCCCAACCGCGCATCGCCGTATCCATCGTCACCATGGGCGATCGCCCGCAGCAGGTCGAAGCCCTGCTGGCCTCGGTGGCCGGGCAGGACGTCCGGCCGGCCCGGCTGGTCGTCGTCGGCAACGGCTCACCGCTCCCTGACTTCACCGCGTTTCCCGGACTGTCCGGTCTCTCCGGCGGTGTGACGGCGATCGAGCTCGACGAGAACCTGGGCTGCCCCGGTGGCCGCAACGTCGCGCTGCGCAGGCTGGCGGAGTTCGGCGACGTCGATGTCGTCATCGAGCTCGACGACGACGGACTCCTGGTCGACGACGGGGTGTTCCGCAAGGTGCAGGAGCTGTACGCCGCCGACCCGCGGCTCGGCATCGTCGGCTTCCGGATCGCCGACGAGCACGGCGAGACCCAGCGCCGCCATGTCCCTCGCCTGCGCTCCACCGACCCGATGCGACGCGGCCCGGTCACCGCGTTCCTGGGCGGCGGCCACGCCCTCTCCATGAAGATGCTCGCCCAGACGGGGCCCTGGCCCGCGGAGTTCTTCTTCACGCACGAGGAGACGGACCTGTCCTGGCGGGCTCTCGACGCGGGCTGGAAGATCCTGTACGAGCCCGATCTGCTGCTCCAGCACCCCAAGACCTCCCCGGCCAGGCATTCCGTCTACTACCGGATGACGGCCCGCAACCGGGTCTGGCTGGCCCGCCGCAATCTGCCTCTCCCCCTTGTCCCGGCCTACCTGGGCATCTGGACCCTCCTGACCGTGGCCCGCACCCGGTCGGCGACGGGCCTGCGCGCCTGGGCCGGCGGCTTCGCCGAGGGGGTCCGCACACCGTGCGGGCCGCGGAAGCCCATGCGGTGGCGCACGGTGTGGCAGATGACGAAACTGGGACGGCCGCCGGTCATCTGA
- a CDS encoding metallophosphoesterase family protein — protein MSDRAHGNRGSLLAVSDLHVGMADNRPIIESLRPDSDEDWLIVAGDVAERAEDVEWALGLLAGRFAKVIWTPGNHELWTTKSDPVQLRGQARYEHLVELCRGLGVSTPQDPYPLWPGPEGPVAIAPVFLLYDYSFRAPGTTTKEESLAYAHETGVVCTDEFLLHPDPHPGRDAWCRARVAWTERRLAAHDPEIPLVIAGHWPLVREPMAVLTYPEFAQWCGTELTADWHRRFNVAAMVYGHLHIPRTTWYDGVRFEEVSIGYPREWRKRGHPKGLLRRVLPYGDGSAG, from the coding sequence ATGTCCGATCGCGCCCACGGAAACCGCGGGTCTCTGCTCGCGGTGAGCGACCTGCATGTCGGGATGGCGGACAACCGTCCCATCATCGAGTCCCTGCGGCCGGATTCGGACGAGGACTGGCTCATCGTCGCCGGTGATGTCGCGGAGCGGGCCGAGGACGTGGAGTGGGCGCTCGGGCTGCTCGCGGGCCGGTTCGCCAAGGTGATCTGGACTCCCGGGAACCATGAGCTGTGGACGACCAAGAGCGACCCGGTCCAACTGCGGGGCCAGGCGCGGTACGAGCATCTGGTCGAGCTGTGCCGGGGGCTCGGGGTGTCCACTCCGCAGGACCCTTATCCGCTGTGGCCCGGCCCCGAGGGGCCGGTGGCCATTGCGCCCGTGTTCCTGCTGTACGACTACAGCTTCCGGGCGCCGGGCACGACGACCAAGGAGGAGTCCCTCGCGTACGCGCACGAGACGGGGGTGGTGTGCACCGACGAGTTCCTGCTGCACCCCGACCCGCACCCGGGCCGTGACGCCTGGTGCCGGGCGCGGGTGGCGTGGACCGAGCGCCGCCTCGCGGCACACGATCCGGAGATTCCACTGGTCATCGCCGGTCACTGGCCCCTGGTCCGGGAACCGATGGCCGTCCTGACGTACCCCGAGTTCGCCCAGTGGTGCGGCACGGAACTCACCGCCGACTGGCACCGGCGCTTCAATGTGGCGGCCATGGTCTACGGCCATCTGCACATCCCCCGTACGACCTGGTACGACGGTGTGCGCTTCGAGGAGGTCTCCATCGGATACCCCAGGGAATGGCGAAAGCGGGGCCATCCCAAGGGGCTCCTGCGGCGGGTTCTTCCGTACGGCGACGGCTCAGCGGGCTGA
- a CDS encoding response regulator transcription factor, giving the protein MTIRVLLADDQALLRGTFRMLFDSTDDMETVGEASNGQEALDLARAESPDVVLMDIRMPEMDGLEATRLISESEDLTGVKVLILTTFEDDEHVADALRAGASGFLGKGARPEELLDAVRTIAAGEALLSPSATRALIKRFLAQPDPCAGDVHERLECLTRRERDVVGLAALGLSNDEIAEHFFVSPLTAKTHVNRAMTKLAARDRAQLVVIAYQCGLVSPATESGRPQASE; this is encoded by the coding sequence ATGACGATTCGCGTACTGCTTGCCGATGACCAGGCCCTGCTGCGGGGTACCTTCAGGATGCTGTTCGACTCCACGGACGACATGGAGACGGTGGGGGAGGCGTCCAATGGGCAGGAAGCACTGGATCTGGCCCGTGCGGAGAGCCCCGATGTGGTCCTGATGGACATCCGCATGCCGGAGATGGACGGCCTTGAGGCCACACGGCTCATCAGTGAGTCCGAGGACCTCACGGGGGTGAAGGTGCTCATCCTGACCACCTTCGAGGACGACGAGCACGTCGCCGACGCGCTGCGCGCCGGTGCGAGCGGTTTTCTCGGCAAGGGGGCCAGGCCCGAGGAGCTCCTCGACGCCGTCCGCACGATCGCCGCCGGCGAGGCACTGCTGTCCCCGTCAGCGACGCGTGCGCTGATCAAGCGCTTTCTTGCGCAGCCGGACCCGTGCGCGGGGGACGTGCACGAGCGGCTGGAGTGCCTGACACGGCGGGAACGCGATGTCGTGGGGCTGGCGGCACTGGGGCTGTCGAACGACGAGATCGCAGAACATTTCTTCGTCAGCCCCTTGACCGCCAAAACTCATGTCAACCGGGCCATGACCAAGCTGGCGGCTCGTGACCGGGCGCAGCTCGTCGTCATCGCCTATCAGTGCGGCCTGGTCAGTCCGGCAACGGAATCCGGGCGTCCGCAGGCGTCCGAGTAG
- a CDS encoding sensor histidine kinase: MAEISGLRRGTRPRIGVLDALGVALLFVSSAAAASVVRHGHQFSLRWPVVALAGVGCVALLWRRAHPFGVLTVAVACGVAFQVLGIRESPLVISPVLVSVYNVAALTDRRATWAAASFSAVVLVGSAVMSDPHSWLAPDNAAMLAWTALPAAVGDGVRSRRAYVVAVEERAEHAERTREQEAQQRVAAERVRIARELHDIVAHHIALINAQAGVAVHLVERRPEQILAALEDIRDTSRSALDELRVTVGLLRQSGDPVAPRDPMPGLARVPALLASLERAGLTVSHTRRGIAEPLAPTVDLAAYRIVQEALTNVHKHAGADHARLSLHYRPERLTITVEDDGRTGGNHDLPGTGHGLIGMRERASTVGGWLYAGVRPEGGFTVTAELPLRPGLVMGKPPKKDGHDDSRTACR, from the coding sequence ATGGCGGAGATCAGCGGTTTGAGGCGGGGGACGCGGCCCCGGATCGGTGTGCTGGACGCATTGGGCGTGGCGCTGCTGTTCGTGTCGTCGGCCGCGGCCGCCTCGGTCGTACGGCACGGGCACCAGTTCTCCCTGCGGTGGCCTGTCGTGGCGCTGGCGGGTGTCGGTTGCGTTGCGTTGTTGTGGCGGCGCGCTCACCCTTTCGGCGTACTGACGGTCGCGGTTGCCTGCGGTGTGGCCTTCCAGGTGCTCGGGATTCGGGAGAGTCCGCTGGTGATCAGCCCGGTCCTGGTGTCGGTCTACAACGTGGCCGCGCTGACCGACCGGCGGGCCACCTGGGCCGCGGCATCGTTTTCGGCTGTCGTTCTGGTGGGCTCCGCCGTGATGTCCGACCCGCACTCATGGCTGGCGCCCGATAATGCGGCGATGCTGGCGTGGACGGCGCTGCCGGCTGCTGTCGGGGACGGGGTGCGCTCACGTCGCGCATACGTGGTGGCGGTGGAGGAGCGGGCAGAACACGCGGAGCGCACGCGTGAGCAGGAGGCGCAGCAGCGGGTGGCGGCCGAGCGGGTGCGGATCGCGCGCGAGCTGCACGACATCGTCGCGCACCACATCGCCTTGATCAACGCCCAGGCAGGCGTGGCCGTCCATCTGGTGGAACGGCGGCCGGAACAGATCCTGGCCGCTTTGGAGGACATCCGGGACACCAGCCGGTCCGCGCTGGACGAGCTACGGGTGACCGTGGGGCTGCTGCGGCAGTCCGGCGATCCGGTGGCGCCGCGTGATCCGATGCCGGGCCTTGCGCGCGTACCGGCGCTTCTGGCGTCGCTCGAACGCGCCGGCCTGACCGTGAGCCATACCCGGCGGGGCATCGCCGAACCGCTGGCGCCGACGGTCGACCTGGCCGCGTACCGCATCGTGCAGGAGGCCCTGACCAACGTGCACAAGCACGCCGGCGCCGACCATGCGCGATTGTCCCTGCACTACCGTCCTGAGCGGCTGACGATCACCGTTGAGGACGACGGACGGACCGGAGGGAACCACGACCTTCCGGGGACGGGGCACGGGCTGATCGGGATGCGTGAGCGCGCTTCCACGGTCGGGGGCTGGCTGTACGCGGGGGTGCGCCCGGAGGGCGGCTTCACCGTGACGGCCGAACTGCCGCTGCGTCCGGGCCTGGTGATGGGCAAACCACCGAAGAAGGATGGGCATGACGATTCGCGTACTGCTTGCCGATGA
- a CDS encoding PEP/pyruvate-binding domain-containing protein, translating into MDGHGDGLRHYRPLEHCEGPLGGKAERLRTLLRAALPVPKAFVLSHETLDALDPGEFLAETRNLLLTGFPRGSAVVVRSSATGEDGPLAAAPGVYDSYLNRRTPREVVEAVRRVRKGLHAADAEAYRRLRRDTRQPEMNVVVQRMAACATSGVLYTRDPLSDEPAMRVESSEGLGTPVVAGLGCDHSWVIPRPGQHAAWGPEGWEMPEEGTLSDLLTCLASTVEQLFHRPQDVEWGLENGALRVFQSRDIVGFPAPLPPPHLRPAPHPGGVPVSPLSRGYAVGSVAAAGKHAIGPGEIVVLDSMPTAAELESLRNVGGLLLRRGNALSHSAALCRELGIPMALLPEAWTEQRGEMLLDAVTGRLTRLCELPAHDQGLAVRAAKRRSGDAAPGPSALDRAATLTVPVLAVVDRGGRGVGRNGHRDSGTGLEPGGRYGAGGAVAREADE; encoded by the coding sequence ATGGACGGTCACGGCGACGGGTTACGGCACTACCGGCCGCTGGAGCACTGCGAAGGCCCGCTGGGCGGAAAGGCCGAGCGATTGCGGACGCTGCTGCGAGCCGCTCTGCCGGTGCCCAAGGCGTTCGTACTCAGCCACGAAACCCTTGATGCACTGGATCCGGGAGAATTCCTGGCCGAGACACGAAACCTGCTGCTCACCGGGTTCCCCAGGGGGTCTGCGGTGGTTGTCCGCAGTTCTGCGACGGGTGAGGACGGCCCCCTGGCCGCCGCGCCGGGGGTGTACGACTCCTACCTGAACCGCCGCACACCTCGCGAGGTCGTCGAAGCGGTGCGCCGGGTGCGAAAGGGGCTGCACGCGGCTGACGCCGAGGCGTACCGACGCTTGCGGAGAGACACCCGGCAGCCTGAGATGAACGTCGTCGTGCAGCGAATGGCGGCATGTGCCACTTCCGGGGTCCTGTATACCCGGGACCCGCTCTCCGACGAACCCGCCATGCGTGTGGAATCGTCCGAGGGCCTCGGTACGCCAGTCGTCGCCGGGCTGGGCTGCGATCACTCGTGGGTGATCCCCCGCCCAGGGCAACATGCAGCGTGGGGGCCAGAGGGATGGGAAATGCCGGAGGAGGGCACTCTGTCCGACCTATTGACCTGTCTGGCCTCCACGGTGGAGCAACTGTTCCACCGGCCGCAGGACGTGGAGTGGGGGCTGGAGAACGGTGCTCTGCGAGTGTTCCAGTCGCGTGACATCGTTGGGTTCCCGGCCCCGCTTCCACCGCCTCACCTGCGGCCCGCGCCGCATCCCGGCGGGGTGCCGGTGTCGCCCCTGTCCCGGGGATACGCGGTCGGGTCCGTGGCCGCGGCCGGCAAGCATGCCATCGGCCCCGGGGAGATCGTTGTCCTCGATTCGATGCCGACCGCCGCGGAGCTTGAGTCCCTGCGCAACGTGGGCGGGCTTCTCCTGCGCCGCGGCAACGCGCTGTCGCACTCCGCCGCTCTCTGCCGGGAATTGGGCATCCCCATGGCGCTGTTGCCGGAGGCGTGGACGGAGCAGCGCGGGGAAATGCTGCTGGATGCGGTTACCGGCCGGTTGACGCGGCTGTGCGAGCTGCCCGCGCACGACCAAGGGCTGGCCGTCCGCGCGGCGAAGCGTCGGTCGGGCGATGCCGCACCAGGCCCGTCAGCCCTGGACCGTGCGGCCACCCTCACTGTTCCAGTCCTCGCCGTCGTCGACCGTGGTGGGCGCGGTGTCGGACGCAACGGACACCGAGACAGTGGAACCGGCCTGGAACCCGGCGGACGGTACGGAGCCGGAGGTGCCGTGGCCCGCGAAGCCGACGAGTGA
- a CDS encoding 4a-hydroxytetrahydrobiopterin dehydratase yields the protein MSEREKAAELSQKEIEDRLAELPGWSPDGDRLTRSYRLASHPAATALVVHIARVQDELNHHSDLTLGYDTVALKITTHCAGSKVTERDLELARRVEALAPAHDAC from the coding sequence ATGTCTGAGCGTGAGAAGGCCGCCGAGCTGTCGCAGAAGGAGATCGAGGACCGGCTGGCCGAGCTACCCGGCTGGTCCCCCGACGGCGACCGGCTCACCCGTTCCTACCGGCTCGCCTCGCATCCCGCGGCAACGGCCCTGGTCGTTCACATCGCCCGGGTCCAGGATGAGCTCAACCACCACTCCGACCTCACCCTCGGCTACGACACCGTCGCCCTGAAGATCACCACGCACTGCGCCGGCAGCAAGGTGACCGAGAGGGACTTGGAGCTCGCCCGGCGGGTGGAGGCCCTCGCACCGGCGCACGACGCCTGCTGA